TCTACCCAGTGAGGCTGATCCGAACTGGCCAGCATGGTGTCCATATTAGGGTACATGGCTTTTATGGCGGCAACATAGGGGCGTTCGTCGTTATACCAGCTGGTACGCGGTTCCGGCAGGACCAATCCCTCGGGCGGCACGGATGTGACGGTGACTAATTTACAGGGTGCCAACAGCTCGGCCGCCGTCGCGGCTACGGACGAGGAGTCCAGCCCTCCGCTCATTGTCGAGGCAACGCCATCCTTAGCCCGCAAGCGACGGGCCACCGCCTGCCGCAGATGCTCGTACGCCGCCTCCGCGTAATCCGCGTCTGATGGCAAGCGCAGCCGAGCTTTGGGCTCGGGCGTCCAATAGCGTTCAAATCTCAGGCTGTCGGCGGTGAAATGCGCGGCGGTCGCCGCCGGTACCCGGCGCACGTCCCGATAAAACGTCTCCACCGGATGTCTGATGTTAAGAATCAGAAAATCGGCCATGCCGAGTTCGTCCAGCTGTCTCGGCACACCGGGCAACGCCAGCAATGCCCTATAGCTGGTGGCAAACGCAACGAAACCTCGCCCCTGGTGGTAATACAACGTGCGCCGGCCCAGTTGGTCGCGCGCCAATATCAACGTGCGCTTCGGCGCGTCCCACAACGCCAGCGCGAAATCGCCAATCAGGCGGGGCAATGCCGCCGCACCCCATTTCTCCAGTGCAGTAAATAACAACTGTCCGTCCGCCACCGCTTCGCCGCTCAACGATATACCCAGAGCCGAAGCGATTTCATCGCGGTTGTCGAGGCGGCCGTCATAAACAAAAGCCGACCTGCTATCCCCGCTCGTCCAGGGCTGACGCTCGAAACAGTCTTCATGGGTAATATGACGTTGACAGACCAACAGAGCTACACCCTTCTCGATCCAACGAACCGCACCCTCTACATCCGGCTCGGCCATGCGGCCGGCCGCGGCATCCAAGTCCGCCGACTGAAGCGGCGCACCGGAAAACCGCACAATACCGGCAATAACGCTCATAATCGTGCCTTTTTGCGAAACACGGCGTCGTTATACAATCCGTTCTCCAGCTTACAATTATCGCGGCCGAATAACGGTGTATCGGCACGCTGTAGCGCTTGGTCAATCCGATAAACAACGTCGAAGACTTTGGCTGTGGCGGCGTCGGAAAAACGGAAATTACTACCCAAAATCACCAACAAACCGCCTGGCTTCAGACAGTGGCACAGCCCATTCACGATGTGTTCAAAGTCTGTAAAACGAATCAAATGGTCGCAGCGTTCGGCCCGGTTTGCGGTAAGATCGCCGTGGCGCAACACCGACAGACACAACACCGCGTCGTAGCTATCGGCCACTTGGTCCCATGGCGTCGCGGCGCGCGCAAAACGGATACGTCCGTCGCCGCTACGGCGCAGTTTCTTCCGGCAAACATCGATACTGCGCGGGTTAATATCGATTCCGACTATTTCCGCTTGCGGGAAATAATCGCGCAGGCTGAAGACTTCTTCCCCCGTCGAACAGCCATAGGACAGAATTCGCCTTGCGGTGCCGTCTGAAAGTTGCTCGCGAATAAAGGCAAAGACCCGCGAATGTCGGTCGAACACCGTGCATCCGTAGGGTTGAAACAAATGCTCGGGGCGCGCACGCGCAAGCCGCCATTCGCTACGGTACGCCGGATCGCCAAGAATACGGCAGAGGCGAGCCAGCCGCGCGACTCCTGGAACCTTACGGAGCGCGGTTTTCAAGGATCTTAGGGCAATAATCAAATGCGGCACTGGGCGTAGGGTCCCATGGAAATGGGTAAAATGGTAACATAGCCATTCGTTAGCCCGACCGTCGATATTGTCGGCATTCCGTTCGAACCGCGCTTGTTCAGCCGAGAGAAACCCGCCCCGACTCAAAACACGCATGCATCCGCCCGATCCGCAATTGTATATACGCCCGGAAACCGCAAATGACAGCGATTTTCTGCTTCGCCTCCATCGTTCGACACGGGAGGATTTATTGCTGACCGGTTTGCCGGATCAAATGCTGGAACCATTACTCGCCATGCAATGCCATGCCCAACAGAGCGGTTACCGCCAACGCTTTCCGGATGCCGCGTTCTCTGTCATTGAGAAACACGGTACAGCTATCGGGCAGCTGATAGTACATAGAGGCGGCGCGGGCATTCGGCTGGTGTATCTGGCCTTGTTACCCCAGCATAGAAGACGCGGATACGGGCGTAGCGTGCTGCGGGCATTGCAAGAAGAAGCAGCCGTTAAGTGTATACCCGCAAGACTTTCGGTTTCGCTACAAAACATCGCGGCGCAACGGCTTTACGCCTTGTTGGGATGGTCCGTGATCGGTAACGATGGCGCCAGCCTGGAGATGATCTGGCTTAAACCGGACGTAACAGATTGGTAGTCGGCCAGGGTTTGGCCGTTGGCGATGTGTTTGACGCCTTTGAGCCGGTTGGCGTTGTCCAGGCCGTAGCCGATGGTGCCGCCGTTGAATGCGTCGGTCCGTTCCAGGCGGCTGGCGGCGTCGTAGTGGTATTGCATCTGGAAGCCGTGGAGGGCCCGGTGCGTACCCTACCGGGCTACGGGCTAATTGGGTTTATACACGGCACATAGCTCACGCCTTTTAGATTGGCGCTCTGGGCTTTGGCGTAGAGTTCTTGGGAAATAATCACCATTCTCCAAGCGCTGGCGCCGCTGCCAAAATACTGGTTAGACCTGAACATTGCCGCATTCGTAGCAGCAGGGGCAGGCATAAAGCGTCCGGTGAGGGGCAAATATTTCGACCGCCCGCAAACGTCGCAGGTCTCGACCCGCGCATCATCCAAATCATGAAGTTCCACTTGCTCCGTCAGCTCAAGTTGCACCACGGAATCCAACTCCCTGCCGCTCTTATCCAGCACAACCGGTCGGCAGCCGATGCCGAACGGTTCGAAGTCTTCTTGCCAAATCTCGGATTTAACAAAATATTCGTCAAAAATCCAATTCAATTGAAGGATGTTTTTTTGTCCCCAAACCGGCGATTTCTTAAAGCGGAATGGCGCTTTCTGGCGCTTTCCAATACCGCACTTTGGGCAATACTCATCAAGATTGTAAGTTAGTTCTCGATATTCATTGGTATCCGACGGCTCCGGATAGCCGTGATGCCAATTTGGTGTAATCTTCAGATATTTAGCCGCATTGAATTCTTTTTTTGAAAATTCGGCTATCAAGGTATGGCCGCATTGAACTAGGTCAAACGGCTTTAACAGCTCGCTTAGCTCGGGCCATTTTGGATGGTTCTCCGCAATTTTGCAGACGCAAATAAAACCGTCTTTGAATGGGATACCCAACTCGGTAATGATTGTCTTGATTTTGCTATCGTAGCGAAAGGTAATTCGGTGAATTATTTTCATCTTGTGTCAGTCTTTATGCTTCGTTCGGACGGAAGTTAGTCTTCATTTTCCGCCTGTATATGATGTATAGCCACCACTGGCCGCATTCGCGGAACCTGCGGCGCCGGCAAGGCCTAATGCACTGAGGATTGCCGGACTGCTCTCATAAATCTTTGCGGCTGCTTTTAATACTGTTTCAGCAGTGGCGCTCTCAGTTCCGGCCCCATACCCAATTTCACTGCGTCAGGCATTGGTAATCGCCTGATGCTCAGCTTTGGGTAGTGCAACAGAAAGCATTTCTCTAGCCTTAACGCCTAAAACATCTGCAAAACGCTTCTCAATCAGATGATGCGCTTCGAGCTCCATTCCTTTAATGGCGGGGCGCAGCTTACTATAGGCTTGAATACCGAACTGAGTTATTCGAGCTGCCGCGAGGGCGCAAGCTGGTGTTGCCGGGCCACATAATCCCAACGGATCCACCGCCATAATCGGATTCCCCCCGAGATAGGCATACAGGTTAAGCCCTCCCTCAAACCCGATCGGGTCCTCGCTGATGAACCTACCGGTATCCGCATCATAGTACCTGGCCAGCATGTAGTACAAGTTGTTGCCTTCGGCTTGGATGCCCACTTGCCCGGCGTATTGGAACGGCTGCGGGATGGCTTCGGTTTTGGCCATCAGTTTGCCGTAGGGGTCGTAGGCGTAAGTGTTTACGGTGTGCTGGCTTTGATCGGTTATCGCCACGGTATGGCCGGTGCCGTCGAAGTGGTAGACGTAAAGCTGGCCGGTTTGAGCGTCGACCATCGCGGTCAGGCCTTGGCCGTAGATGTAGTACCGGGTGATGGTGTTGTTTTGGTCGGCTTCGGCCAGCAGGTTGCCGGCGGCGTCGTAGATGTATTTTGTTGTTTGGCCGTTTCTTGTCGCCTTGATGCGATTGCCGACGCCGTCGTAGACATACGTGCTGTTGCCTTGGCTGATCAGCCGGTAGGCGTGGTCGAAAACGAAGGCGGTGGCGTTTTTGCTTTGCAGCTGGCCTTCGTCGTCGTAGCTCAAGGTGGCTGCAGTGGTGCCGGCCAGCCGGTTTTTGGGGGTGTTGTAGCTATATCCCTGGCTGCCGTTGATCAGTTGTGCCGGCTGCTGCGGTTCTTCGACCAGGGCCTTGATGCGGTTGGCGTTGTCCAGGCCGTAATCGATGCTGCCGCCGTTGAATGCGTCGGTCTGTTACAGGAGGCCGGCGTCGTAGGGTATTGCACTTGGAAGCCGTGGAGGGCGCGGTGAGCAACCTTCCGGACTCGCGACTGCATGCGATCCATGGCATGTTGAAGCAAGATCAGCCGTTCGATAACTCACGGTTTTACGCCATTCCGGCACCCATCATCGCTGAGCAAAAAACTATGGGATTTTGTTGACTTGGAACAGAGTATCTACTGGACTAGCTCCTTAGTTATTCAAAATAATTTATATAGTAGCGCTGATAAATTAAATATCTTTAAGGCTACAAAAAATGCAAGAACCGGCAAAAATAGCCTTAAGTACTTGATCATAAATGGCCATGTTTTCGACAATTTCATATGGATAGAACTATTTATATTTAATAATTGTTTATATACAAATAATATCCCCAAAAAAAACCAAATAAAAAAAACAAAAAACGAAAATAGTATGATTATCTCATAGTTCATTAATTCATTTCCCACTATTCGAACTGCCAATGCTTCTCACTGCGCCGGTTATGTCTACACCTGCGGACGCGGTTTCCTTAACTCCAGCATTCATTAATCCACCAGTCGCTCTTAGGCCACCAAACAAATCAGCACCCAAATCAACAACCTTTCCTAACTTTTCACCCGCATTACCACCAATCGCTCCTAATACGGATTCTGCTACGCCAGGACTATTTGTCCCAAATAGCGCATTTTGAATTCCTATGCCGGCGTTTGCCATACCAAATTCTCCATGCACAGCAGCTGCTAAACCTATAGGAAATGCAGTCCCACCTGAACCAACCATTATTCCAATGCCAGCAATTGCCTCACCTGTACTCAGAGTAAAAGCAGCGCTATTAAGTAATAGACTTGGGACATCAACCTGCCCACTCGGATCGACTAACATAATTGGATTCCCGCCAACATACGCATACAGGTTAAGCCCGCCTTGATGCCCAATCGGGTCTTCGCTGATGAACCTGCCGGTGTCCGCATCATAGTACCTTGCTCGCATGTAATACAAGTTATTACCTTCTGCTTGAATCCCCACCTGCCCAGCATATTTAAACGGTTGCTGTATGGTTTCGGTTTGCGCCATCAGCTTGCCGTAAGGGTCGTAGGCGTAGGTGTTTACGGTGTGCTGGCTTTGATCGGTTATCGCCACGGTATGGCCGGTGCCGTCGAAGTGGTAAACGTAAAGCTGGCCGGTTTGAGCGTCGACCATCGCGGTCAGGCCTTGGCCGTGGATGTAGTAGCGGGTGATGGTGTTGTTTTGGCCGATAGGATACTGCCGCCAGAAGCATCCTATCGGCGCGCCTTATCGGGCTTACACGGGCTATCCAATCAAGATGGATCCATTCGAAGGATATGCATCACTTCGGCAGGTTTGGTGTAATAGCAGCGAACCATGTGCTCACAGTAATCATCGACAGTTCGAATCACTAACTTGCCTGAACTTAGTTCCTTTAAAGTCGGCCGATCAGCAACATCGCGAATATCGTAGTCCAATTGATCAAACTCATTAGTCTTGAAGTCAGAGATAAAGCTAGCCTTCAGGTCTATTCCAAATTCAGAATCGAGAGCGAGTGTGGCGGGATCTACATCGAAGAGGCAAGCAATCCGAGCCAATGCACATTGGCGTATCTTTTCATTTATGGATTCCATCTTATTCCTCGTTATTTACCACTACCAATGGAGTTATCAAAAGATGTAGCATCCCAAGCGGCCTTTCCAATTACACCCAAGTCGTAAAAGCCTTCGAAAACAAGAGCTCCGGTAGCTGCCCCACCTACAGTAACACCCGTAGCTGTTCGGCCTATTTCTCGCAAAAACCGTTCATCAAGTCGCCCAGACCAGCGACTCAACTGACTTGTATATGGATTTAATTCGCTCTTTGGCACACCTAAACCACGTAGTTCACTTTGAACTTTAGGCATAGTTCCAACAGTTTCTGTCGCAACAAGAGTGCCGAGTGTGACTGATAAGTCGAAACGGTTATTTTCAATTTGATTTGCGAACTGATCAAAGTTAAAACCTAATAACCCACTAGGATCCACCGCCATAATCGGATTCCCCCTGACATACGCATACAGGTTAAGCCCGCCTTGATGCCCAATCGGGTCTTCGCTGATGAACCTGCCGGTGTCCGCATCATAGTACCTTGCTCGCATGTAATACAAGTTATTACCTTCTGCTTGAATCCCCACCTGCCCAGCATATTTAAACGGTTGCTGTATGGTTTCGGTTTGCGCCATCAGCTTGCCGTAAGGGTCGTAGGCGTAGGTGTTTACGGTGTGCTGGCTTTGATCGGTTATCGCCACGGTATGGCCGGTGCCGTCGAAGTGGTAAACGTAAAGCTGGCCGGTTTGGGCGTCGACCATGGCGGTGAGGCCTTGGCCGTAGATGTAGTAGCGGGTGATGGTGTTGTTTTGGTCGGCTTCGGCCAACAGGTTGCCGGCGGCATCGTAGACGTACTTGGTTACTTGTCCGTTCCGGGTGGCCTTGATGCGATTGCCGACACCGTCGTAGACGTAGCTTTGGTTGCCCTGGCTGATCAGACGATGGGCGGCGTCGAAGGCGTAGTTGGTGGCGCCGTTGGTTTGCAACTGGCCTTCGCTGTCGTAAGTCAGCACTGTGCTGTTTTGGTTGGTCAGCCGGTTCTTTGGGGTGTTGTAGCTATATCCCTGGCTGCCGTCGATCAGTTGCGCCGGCCGTTGCGGTTCTTCGACCAGGGCCTTGATGCGGTTGCCGTTGGCGTCCAGCGTGTATTGATAGTCGGCCAGGGTTTGGCCGTTGGCGGTGTGTTTGACGCCTTTGAGCCGGTTGGCGTTGTCCAGGCCGTAGCCGATGGTTCCGCCGTTGAATGCGTCGGTCTGTTCCAGGCGGCCGGCGGCGTCGTAGTGGTAGGTCGCGGTGGGCGTGCCGGCCAGCCAGTCGATGCGCACGGTTTTTAAGCGGTCGGCGGCGTCGTAACCGTAGGTTACGCTACGGTTAGCGCCCGGATAGATCACTGTTTTCAGGCGGCCGGCCGGGTCGTATTGGTAGCCGACGCTAAAGCCGTGCGGATCGGTATGGCTTTCCAACCGGTTCAGTGCGTCATAGGTGTTGGCGGTCGTCCCGCTGGGATCGGTCATGGTTTTCAGGTTGTCGCGGCTGTCGTAGTTGAAGACGACTTGGCTTGAATCCTGATAGGTGATGCGTTTGAGTTTGCCGGTGGTGGTATAGGCCAGCGTGGTGGTGTGGCCGTTGCGGTCGGTTTGGCTGTGAATCCGGCCGGCGTCGTCGTATGTCGCGAGCCTTTTTTTGCCGAGCGGGTCGGTTTGCTCTTTCAGTAAGCCCCGTTTGTCGTAGACATCGAAGGTTGTGGCGGCGCCGGTCCGGTCGGTCAGTTGCCCGAGTTGGCCGATGGCGTTGTAATCGGTGTTGACCACGGGGTATGCCCCGGTCTTTTGCGTGTCGAGCCAGCCGAAGGCGTCGTAGACGTAATCGGTTCGGGCTTGGCGGGCGTCGATTTGGTATTGAATCCGGCCGTTCGGATAGTAGCCGGTCGTGGTTTGGATGGGCTGCCCGTTTTCATCGTGTTCGCCGTTGCGGTACCGGATCGGGTGGTGTTCGGCGTCGTAGTCGATCTCGGCGGCGTGTGTCAGCGCGTCGATGACTTTGGCCAAGCGCATCTGGCCGTCGTATTGGAATTCGGTCGGCTGGTTCAGGGCGTTCCAGCTAAAGCGCAGGTTGTTGTCGCCGTCGTAGCTTCGAAGGCTGCTATGGCCGAGGGCGTCGGTCTGTTTGACTGTCTGGCCCTGGCCGTCGTATTCGGCCGAACGTTTCTCGCCCAAGGCGTTTTCTGTGGCGACGGTGCGGCCGGCGGCGTCGTAGTAATACGTCGTGCGGTGGCCGAGCGGGTCTTCTTCGCTGGAGGACAAACCGGTGTAGTGCAGTTTATAGACGGCCGTGGTGTTATTGTCGCGCGGGGCGGTTTGTTGGATGACCCGGGCATGCTCGTCGTAGATGTTGTCGACGATAACGGCGTTGACCGGGTCGGTGACGGTCAGAATTTGGTGCAGGCCGTCGTAGCCGTATTGCCACAGCTTGTTTTCGGCATCGCGATATTCACTGAGATCGCCGGTCGCGGCATTATAGGTATAACTGACGCTGCGCCCCTGGTTGTCGGCTACCTGGTCGAGCTTGCCGCCGGTATAGCTTAGGGTCAGGCTGCGGTTGTAGGCGTCCTTGACTTGGGTCAGCAGATCGTCGGTATAGGTAAAACTCAGCACGTTACCGTCGACGTCCGTCAGGCTTTGGATACGGTTGTCTGCGCCGAAAGCCAGTACCGTGCCGAAGCGTTCGTTGAGTTGGTAGGTGCCGTCGGCATTCTTGATCAACCGGGTGGTGACGCCGGGCGGGGCGACGTAGCTGCCGTCTGGCAGTTGGCGGTAGCTCAGGGCCCTGTCGCCCAGTTGTACGCTGACGGATTTATCCTGCAGTTGTTCGACGGCCCAGTGCGCCACCAGGGCGCCGACGGTCCAGTCTTGTAACGACG
This sequence is a window from Methylomonas methanica MC09. Protein-coding genes within it:
- a CDS encoding asparagine synthase-related protein, producing MSVIAGIVRFSGAPLQSADLDAAAGRMAEPDVEGAVRWIEKGVALLVCQRHITHEDCFERQPWTSGDSRSAFVYDGRLDNRDEIASALGISLSGEAVADGQLLFTALEKWGAAALPRLIGDFALALWDAPKRTLILARDQLGRRTLYYHQGRGFVAFATSYRALLALPGVPRQLDELGMADFLILNIRHPVETFYRDVRRVPAATAAHFTADSLRFERYWTPEPKARLRLPSDADYAEAAYEHLRQAVARRLRAKDGVASTMSGGLDSSSVAATAAELLAPCKLVTVTSVPPEGLVLPEPRTSWYNDERPYVAAIKAMYPNMDTMLASSDQPHWVETDPTLFFAAGGLPARNITNIGWLLPGYDQIKAEGIRVMLTGEGGNPAWSYDGLRTLNTLFRSGRWLRLARELRLGGRTRPYGFDWLAILRREVLRPLEPVALTKWRRSLGNGGSELWSGFSAIRPDFARDIGLAERCRQAGHHPALIGPDDALAARLHLLRGLEHGRDIFTALRALSGIETRTPLLDVRLLEFCLSLPDAQFLCNGEFRRLPRRAMAGRLPASVLENRLIGSQNPEIMLRMAALRPKLAAEIDSLKQIPAADYMLDLARLAAIVRDWRDVTEITQMLPRALHVGYFLRWADAGNL
- a CDS encoding class I SAM-dependent methyltransferase, with product MRVLSRGGFLSAEQARFERNADNIDGRANEWLCYHFTHFHGTLRPVPHLIIALRSLKTALRKVPGVARLARLCRILGDPAYRSEWRLARARPEHLFQPYGCTVFDRHSRVFAFIREQLSDGTARRILSYGCSTGEEVFSLRDYFPQAEIVGIDINPRSIDVCRKKLRRSGDGRIRFARAATPWDQVADSYDAVLCLSVLRHGDLTANRAERCDHLIRFTDFEHIVNGLCHCLKPGGLLVILGSNFRFSDAATAKVFDVVYRIDQALQRADTPLFGRDNCKLENGLYNDAVFRKKARL
- a CDS encoding GNAT family N-acetyltransferase translates to MHPPDPQLYIRPETANDSDFLLRLHRSTREDLLLTGLPDQMLEPLLAMQCHAQQSGYRQRFPDAAFSVIEKHGTAIGQLIVHRGGAGIRLVYLALLPQHRRRGYGRSVLRALQEEAAVKCIPARLSVSLQNIAAQRLYALLGWSVIGNDGASLEMIWLKPDVTDW
- a CDS encoding RHS repeat domain-containing protein, with amino-acid sequence MSYDDEGQLQSKNATAFVFDHAYRLISQGNSTYVYDGVGNRIKATRNGQTTKYIYDAAGNLLAEADQNNTITRYYIYGQGLTAMVDAQTGQLYVYHFDGTGHTVAITDQSQHTVNTYAYDPYGKLMAKTEAIPQPFQYAGQVGIQAEGNNLYYMLARYYDADTGRFISEDPIGFEGGLNLYAYLGGNPIMAVDPLGLCGPATPACALAAARITQFGIQAYSKLRPAIKGMELEAHHLIEKRFADVLGVKAREMLSVALPKAEHQAITNA
- a CDS encoding RHS repeat-associated core domain-containing protein, producing MVDAQTGQLYVYHFDGTGHTVAITDQSQHTVNTYAYDPYGKLMAQTETIQQPFKYAGQVGIQAEGNNLYYMRARYYDADTGRFISEDPIGHQGGLNLYAYVGGNPIMLVDPSGQVDVPSLLLNSAAFTLSTGEAIAGIGIMVGSGGTAFPIGLAAAVHGEFGMANAGIGIQNALFGTNSPGVAESVLGAIGGNAGEKLGKVVDLGADLFGGLRATGGLMNAGVKETASAGVDITGAVRSIGSSNSGK
- a CDS encoding RHS repeat-associated core domain-containing protein → MGSGAYLNQAVDLSLGGGPRGLSFARSYNSQQVNQGAAGLGKGWNHSYNIRLNKHSDVKTALGLRTPQDAAALIVAAYATLDLMAPLQPSLQDWTVGALVAHWAVEQLQDKSVSVQLGDRALSYRQLPDGSYVAPPGVTTRLIKNADGTYQLNERFGTVLAFGADNRIQSLTDVDGNVLSFTYTDDLLTQVKDAYNRSLTLSYTGGKLDQVADNQGRSVSYTYNAATGDLSEYRDAENKLWQYGYDGLHQILTVTDPVNAVIVDNIYDEHARVIQQTAPRDNNTTAVYKLHYTGLSSSEEDPLGHRTTYYYDAAGRTVATENALGEKRSAEYDGQGQTVKQTDALGHSSLRSYDGDNNLRFSWNALNQPTEFQYDGQMRLAKVIDALTHAAEIDYDAEHHPIRYRNGEHDENGQPIQTTTGYYPNGRIQYQIDARQARTDYVYDAFGWLDTQKTGAYPVVNTDYNAIGQLGQLTDRTGAATTFDVYDKRGLLKEQTDPLGKKRLATYDDAGRIHSQTDRNGHTTTLAYTTTGKLKRITYQDSSQVVFNYDSRDNLKTMTDPSGTTANTYDALNRLESHTDPHGFSVGYQYDPAGRLKTVIYPGANRSVTYGYDAADRLKTVRIDWLAGTPTATYHYDAAGRLEQTDAFNGGTIGYGLDNANRLKGVKHTANGQTLADYQYTLDANGNRIKALVEEPQRPAQLIDGSQGYSYNTPKNRLTNQNSTVLTYDSEGQLQTNGATNYAFDAAHRLISQGNQSYVYDGVGNRIKATRNGQVTKYVYDAAGNLLAEADQNNTITRYYIYGQGLTAMVDAQTGQLYVYHFDGTGHTVAITDQSQHTVNTYAYDPYGKLMAQTETIQQPFKYAGQVGIQAEGNNLYYMRARYYDADTGRFISEDPIGHQGGLNLYAYVRGNPIMAVDPSGLLGFNFDQFANQIENNRFDLSVTLGTLVATETVGTMPKVQSELRGLGVPKSELNPYTSQLSRWSGRLDERFLREIGRTATGVTVGGAATGALVFEGFYDLGVIGKAAWDATSFDNSIGSGK